The proteins below are encoded in one region of Euzebyales bacterium:
- a CDS encoding ANTAR domain-containing protein, which yields VRKARELRPDLAILDVKMPVMDGIDAAQQITAERLSAVLMLTAFSQRELVERAREAGALAYLVKPFQKQDLLPAIEIASGRFRDLQGLTEEVGTLADRLESRKAVDRAKGLLQEHEAMTEAAAFRWIQKTAMQRRVTMRVVAGQVIERYSKA from the coding sequence GTCCGCAAGGCGCGGGAACTGCGACCCGACCTCGCCATCCTCGACGTCAAGATGCCAGTGATGGACGGCATCGACGCCGCGCAGCAGATCACAGCCGAGCGGCTGTCGGCCGTGCTCATGCTCACGGCGTTCAGTCAGCGCGAGCTCGTCGAGCGGGCACGTGAGGCGGGGGCGCTCGCCTACCTGGTCAAGCCGTTCCAGAAGCAGGATCTGCTGCCGGCGATCGAGATCGCCAGCGGCCGCTTCAGGGATCTGCAGGGCCTCACCGAGGAGGTCGGCACGCTCGCGGACCGGCTCGAGTCGCGCAAGGCGGTCGACCGCGCCAAGGGACTGCTCCAGGAGCACGAGGCCATGACCGAGGCCGCCGCGTTCCGCTGGATCCAGAAGACGGCGATGCAACGTCGGGTCACGATGCGCGTGGTCGCGGGTCAGGTGATCGAGCGGTACTCGAAGGCGTGA
- a CDS encoding branched-chain amino acid ABC transporter permease — translation MRARWIRPCRVALAALLFVQLLAVPALAETAQESEQPSEAASDAEEPAESVRGTLLQRPEDGDPVPVDGAEIIIRSNGEEVGTIVTDADGAFESGVPGPGDYEAELVVESLPEGVALTSDAEDANVLEFDIAPGQSRTLLFRLGEPSGGGSGVNLPLQLTVEGLKLGLIIGITSIGLSLIFGTTGLVNFAHGEMVSFGAIIAYLFNVTLGLHLVPAAIIAIFFGFLTGAALDRGLWRPLRERGTSLIAMLVVSIGLSLLWRYGMLFQFGGGTRPYAQYSVQRAVSIGPVQIAPKDLWSMAISIIVLIGVGLLLLRTRIGKAMRAVSDNRDLAASSGINVEMVVLVVWALGGGLATLGGVLFGLAEQVSWQMGFQLLLLMFAGVILGGLGTAFGALVGSLIVGLFVQLSTLVVPPELKNVGAFLTLILVLLVRPQGILGRAERIG, via the coding sequence ATGCGGGCCCGCTGGATCCGGCCCTGCCGTGTGGCGCTTGCGGCGCTGCTGTTCGTGCAGCTCCTCGCCGTACCTGCCCTCGCGGAGACCGCCCAGGAGTCAGAGCAGCCATCCGAGGCGGCCAGCGACGCCGAGGAGCCGGCGGAATCGGTGCGGGGGACCCTGCTCCAGCGCCCCGAGGACGGTGATCCCGTGCCGGTCGACGGAGCCGAGATCATCATCCGCTCCAACGGCGAAGAGGTCGGCACGATCGTCACGGACGCCGACGGCGCGTTCGAGTCCGGAGTCCCGGGTCCCGGCGACTACGAGGCGGAGCTCGTCGTCGAGTCACTTCCGGAGGGTGTGGCGCTCACGAGTGACGCGGAGGACGCGAACGTGTTGGAGTTCGACATCGCGCCCGGGCAGTCGCGCACGTTGCTGTTCCGGCTGGGCGAGCCCAGCGGTGGTGGGTCGGGTGTCAACCTCCCGCTCCAGTTGACGGTCGAGGGCTTGAAGCTCGGTCTGATCATCGGGATCACATCGATCGGCCTGTCGCTGATCTTCGGCACGACCGGCCTCGTCAACTTCGCGCACGGTGAAATGGTCAGCTTCGGCGCGATCATCGCCTATTTGTTCAATGTCACACTCGGCCTCCACCTGGTGCCGGCGGCGATCATCGCGATCTTCTTCGGCTTTCTCACCGGCGCAGCGCTCGACCGCGGCCTGTGGCGGCCGTTGCGCGAGCGTGGCACGTCGCTCATCGCGATGCTCGTGGTTTCGATCGGCCTGTCGCTGCTGTGGCGCTACGGCATGCTGTTCCAGTTCGGTGGCGGTACACGGCCCTATGCGCAGTACTCCGTACAGCGCGCGGTCTCGATCGGCCCGGTCCAGATCGCGCCGAAGGACCTGTGGTCGATGGCGATCTCGATCATCGTGCTGATCGGGGTCGGGCTCCTGCTGTTGCGGACCCGGATCGGCAAGGCCATGCGGGCGGTCTCCGACAACCGCGACCTCGCGGCGTCGTCGGGCATCAACGTCGAAATGGTCGTCCTCGTCGTGTGGGCGCTGGGCGGCGGTCTCGCGACGCTCGGCGGCGTGTTGTTCGGGCTCGCCGAGCAGGTCAGCTGGCAGATGGGCTTCCAACTGCTGCTGCTGATGTTCGCCGGCGTCATCCTCGGCGGGCTGGGCACGGCGTTCGGTGCGCTGGTGGGCAGCCTGATCGTCGGGCTGTTCGTGCAGCTGTCGACGTTGGTCGTCCCGCCGGAGCTCAAGAACGTCGGGGCGTTCCTTACGCTGATCCTGGTCCTGCTGGTGCGCCCGCAGGGTATCCTCGGTCGCGCTGAACGGATCGGGTAG
- a CDS encoding branched-chain amino acid ABC transporter permease, producing MDFAVIFRDFVRAAIGDSAVYFAVAAVGLNLHFGYTGLLNFGHIGFLMVGAYGLAIAVTFFSLSMWAGIIVGMIWAVLLALLLGAPTLRLRADYLAIVTIVAAEILRFVFRSVWAREVTGGSFGLTQFARDFYAINPFPEGRYGIWVVNFSERATWVLVAGWALAGLCTLLVWALARSPWGRVLRAIREDEDAARSLGKNVFAYKMQSLVLGGVLGAFGGIVLAINTQSVQPDTYSPPVTFFIFTALILGGAATVVGPIIGSMMFWALLAATNTALRQAVAAGYIPDELMSGTQIGQVRFMLVGLGLMLLMIYRPQGIFGDRRELALER from the coding sequence ATGGACTTCGCTGTGATCTTTCGGGACTTCGTGCGGGCGGCGATCGGCGACTCCGCCGTGTACTTCGCCGTCGCGGCGGTCGGCCTGAACCTGCACTTCGGGTACACGGGACTACTGAACTTCGGCCACATCGGCTTCCTGATGGTCGGCGCATACGGCCTGGCCATCGCCGTGACGTTCTTCTCGTTGTCGATGTGGGCGGGCATCATCGTCGGCATGATCTGGGCGGTCCTGCTGGCACTGCTGCTCGGTGCGCCCACGCTGCGCCTGCGCGCTGACTACCTGGCGATCGTGACGATCGTGGCGGCCGAGATCCTGCGGTTCGTCTTCCGCTCGGTGTGGGCGCGCGAGGTCACCGGCGGGTCCTTCGGTCTCACGCAGTTCGCCCGTGACTTCTATGCGATCAACCCGTTCCCGGAAGGACGCTACGGCATCTGGGTCGTCAACTTCAGCGAGCGGGCCACGTGGGTGCTGGTCGCGGGCTGGGCGCTGGCCGGCCTGTGCACGTTGCTGGTCTGGGCGTTGGCGCGCAGCCCATGGGGCCGGGTCCTGCGTGCGATCCGCGAGGACGAGGACGCGGCGCGCAGCCTTGGCAAGAACGTCTTCGCCTACAAGATGCAGAGCCTGGTCCTCGGCGGCGTGCTGGGCGCGTTCGGCGGGATCGTGCTCGCCATCAACACCCAGTCGGTGCAGCCCGACACCTACTCACCACCGGTCACGTTCTTCATCTTCACCGCATTGATCCTGGGTGGTGCCGCCACGGTCGTCGGACCGATCATCGGCTCGATGATGTTCTGGGCGTTGCTGGCGGCGACCAACACGGCGCTGCGCCAGGCGGTCGCGGCGGGGTACATCCCCGACGAGCTGATGTCGGGCACGCAGATCGGTCAGGTGCGCTTCATGCTGGTGGGCCTGGGGCTCATGCTGTTGATGATCTACAGACCCCAGGGCATCTTCGGCGACCGAAGGGAGTTGGCGCTTGAACGGTGA
- a CDS encoding ABC transporter ATP-binding protein, with protein MNGDAVTATPMAGVAPEPGSAKPDPILSASNVSRTFGGLKAVDVEHLEVQRGVITALIGPNGAGKTTFFNLVSGFDTPDTGHWSFNGRSLSGMPAYAIARTGMVRTFQLTKALARLTVMENMKLGATGQRGESIWRALLPPVWREQDRQIEERADVLLERFSMAHMRNDFAGELSGGQRKLLEMARALMSNPEMVLLDEPTAGVNPALKQSLLGHVREVLDDGTTVMFVEHDMDMVRDISDWVVVMGEGTIIAEGPHQSIGRNQTVIDAYLGSHHEQPLSLEEEEAQLAEADQALDAEATTKRQEPA; from the coding sequence TTGAACGGTGATGCCGTCACCGCGACCCCCATGGCGGGCGTCGCGCCGGAGCCGGGGTCGGCCAAGCCGGATCCCATCCTGTCCGCCTCCAACGTGTCACGAACGTTCGGCGGGCTCAAGGCCGTCGACGTCGAGCACCTCGAGGTCCAGCGCGGGGTGATCACCGCCCTGATCGGTCCGAACGGCGCCGGCAAGACCACGTTCTTCAACCTGGTCAGCGGGTTCGACACGCCCGACACCGGTCACTGGAGCTTCAACGGCAGGTCGCTGTCAGGCATGCCGGCGTACGCGATCGCCCGTACCGGCATGGTCCGGACGTTCCAGCTGACCAAGGCGCTGGCGCGCCTGACCGTGATGGAGAACATGAAGCTCGGTGCCACCGGGCAGCGGGGCGAGAGCATCTGGCGTGCGCTGCTGCCGCCGGTGTGGCGCGAACAGGACCGCCAGATCGAGGAGCGCGCTGACGTGCTGCTGGAGCGCTTCAGCATGGCGCACATGCGCAACGACTTCGCCGGCGAGCTGTCCGGCGGGCAGCGCAAGCTGCTCGAGATGGCACGCGCGCTGATGAGCAACCCCGAGATGGTGCTGCTGGACGAGCCCACGGCCGGCGTCAACCCTGCGCTCAAGCAGTCGCTGCTGGGCCACGTCCGAGAGGTGCTCGATGACGGCACGACGGTGATGTTCGTCGAGCACGACATGGACATGGTCCGCGACATCAGTGACTGGGTCGTCGTGATGGGCGAGGGCACGATCATCGCCGAGGGGCCGCACCAGAGCATCGGCAGGAACCAGACCGTCATCGACGCGTACCTCGGCAGTCACCACGAGCAGCCGTTGTCCCTCGAGGAGGAGGAGGCGCAGTTGGCCGAGGCCGACCAAGCGCTCGACGCGGAGGCGACCACGAAGCGACAGGAACCGGCATGA
- a CDS encoding ABC transporter ATP-binding protein: MSDATDGRSAPRSEDDPGQLDAAPVGEEVDAIPVGERPSEPSEGVLVAENVVAGYIPGVPILRGCTLVLGEGELVGIVGPNGAGKSTLIKAIFGLVTVADGTVEFRGDDITSLQAHELVSRGIGYVPQTENVFPSLTVEENMEMGLFRAPKKFKERFDAVLDLFPKLGERRGQRAGSLSGGERQMVAMGRALMMDPQVLLLDEPSAGLSPVLQDQVFIRTKRINQTGVSIIMVEQNARRCLQICDRGYVLDQGRNAYTNTGEELLHDPKVIELYLGTLGAA, translated from the coding sequence ATGAGCGACGCCACGGACGGCCGGTCCGCACCGCGATCCGAGGACGATCCCGGACAGCTCGATGCCGCACCCGTCGGCGAGGAGGTGGACGCGATCCCGGTGGGGGAGCGGCCGTCGGAGCCGTCGGAGGGTGTGCTGGTTGCCGAAAACGTCGTCGCCGGCTACATCCCCGGTGTGCCGATCCTGCGTGGTTGCACGCTCGTGCTCGGCGAAGGCGAACTGGTGGGGATCGTCGGGCCCAACGGGGCCGGCAAGTCGACGTTGATCAAGGCGATCTTCGGCCTGGTCACCGTGGCCGACGGCACCGTCGAGTTCCGGGGCGACGACATCACGTCGCTGCAGGCCCACGAGCTCGTGTCTCGCGGCATCGGTTACGTGCCGCAAACCGAGAACGTGTTCCCGAGCCTCACGGTCGAGGAGAACATGGAGATGGGGCTGTTCCGCGCCCCCAAGAAGTTCAAAGAGCGCTTCGACGCCGTGCTCGACCTCTTCCCGAAGCTCGGGGAGCGGCGCGGCCAGCGTGCCGGTTCGCTGTCTGGTGGCGAGCGGCAGATGGTCGCGATGGGACGCGCGCTGATGATGGACCCGCAGGTGCTGCTGCTCGACGAGCCGTCGGCCGGCCTCTCCCCGGTGCTCCAGGACCAGGTGTTCATCCGGACGAAGCGGATCAACCAGACCGGCGTGTCCATCATCATGGTCGAACAGAACGCCCGGCGGTGCCTGCAGATCTGTGACCGCGGCTACGTGCTCGACCAGGGCCGCAACGCGTACACCAACACCGGCGAGGAGCTGCTCCACGACCCGAAGGTCATCGAGCTCTACCTCGGCACGCTGGGCGCAGCCTGA
- a CDS encoding ABC transporter substrate-binding protein has translation MSKKTARLLALLTTLALLLAACGGAAEEEGAAEESEPAETSEPAADETESSEAGTEAAATGQGDGILTIGLVLPETGSLASLGPPEFAGAELAAQEINEAGGVLDGDIEVLPGDSGDTTTDIANQTVDQHLANGADVIVGAASSAVSFTFIDKVTGAGVVHFSPANTSPDFTDYEDRGLYFRTAPSDVLQGRVLGELTIDDGCATVGLMALQDPYGEGLLNNAATSISESGGEVTNEIVYDPNAQNFDAEVQELVQSDPDCIVVIGFAESGRIFSTLVEQGLGPDSKGLYCVDGNVDSAELAEVSAEIEGTRCTLPGSPAEGEFRDRLLEVDPDLESFSYAGETYDAVITSALAAEAAGSDVGEDIATELPGVTTEGTACTSFEECRQLIDDGEDIDYDGASGPIEMDEAGDPQTATFQIREYTGDEFTELAETKEASVGG, from the coding sequence ATGAGCAAGAAGACAGCACGGCTCCTCGCCCTGCTGACGACGCTCGCCCTGCTGCTCGCAGCGTGTGGCGGCGCGGCGGAGGAAGAAGGCGCCGCCGAGGAGTCCGAACCAGCCGAGACCAGCGAACCGGCTGCCGACGAGACCGAGTCGAGCGAAGCGGGCACCGAGGCAGCGGCGACGGGCCAGGGTGACGGCATCCTGACCATCGGGCTGGTGCTGCCCGAGACCGGCAGCCTCGCGTCGCTCGGGCCGCCCGAGTTCGCGGGCGCCGAGCTGGCCGCGCAGGAGATCAACGAGGCGGGCGGTGTGCTCGACGGTGACATCGAGGTGCTGCCGGGTGACTCGGGTGACACCACGACCGACATCGCCAACCAGACGGTCGACCAGCACCTCGCCAACGGTGCTGACGTGATCGTCGGTGCGGCCTCGAGCGCCGTGTCGTTCACGTTCATCGACAAGGTCACCGGTGCCGGGGTCGTCCACTTCTCGCCGGCGAACACGTCACCGGACTTCACGGACTACGAGGACCGTGGCCTGTACTTCCGCACGGCGCCCAGCGACGTGCTGCAGGGTCGCGTGCTCGGTGAGCTGACCATCGACGACGGCTGCGCGACCGTGGGTCTCATGGCGCTGCAGGACCCCTACGGAGAGGGCCTGCTCAACAACGCCGCGACCTCCATCAGCGAGTCCGGGGGCGAGGTCACCAACGAGATCGTGTACGACCCGAACGCGCAGAACTTCGACGCCGAGGTGCAGGAACTGGTCCAGAGCGACCCCGACTGCATCGTCGTCATCGGGTTCGCCGAGTCGGGCCGCATCTTCTCGACCCTCGTCGAGCAGGGCCTGGGTCCGGACAGCAAGGGCCTGTACTGCGTCGACGGCAATGTCGACTCGGCCGAGCTGGCGGAGGTCTCCGCGGAGATCGAGGGCACCCGCTGCACCCTGCCGGGCTCGCCCGCCGAGGGTGAGTTCCGCGATCGGCTGCTCGAGGTCGACCCGGACCTGGAGTCGTTCAGCTACGCCGGCGAGACCTATGACGCCGTGATCACGTCCGCGCTCGCCGCGGAGGCGGCCGGATCGGACGTCGGCGAGGACATCGCGACGGAGCTGCCGGGTGTCACCACCGAGGGCACCGCCTGCACGTCGTTCGAGGAGTGCAGGCAGCTGATCGACGACGGCGAGGACATCGACTACGACGGTGCGTCCGGTCCGATCGAGATGGACGAAGCGGGCGACCCGCAGACGGCGACCTTCCAGATCCGCGAGTACACCGGTGACGAGTTCACCGAGCTCGCCGAGACCAAGGAAGCGTCTGTCGGCGGCTAG
- the polA gene encoding DNA polymerase I: protein MTTSRPTLALLDGHSLAYRAFYALPEDLRTTTGQVTNAVYGFTSMLIKLLADHAPDRIGVTFDRGRPAQRLELLPTYKANRSESPDAFRSQIPLIFEVLDALTIPRVMVEGIEADDLIATYATAAVAEGMDVLIVSGDRDVFQLIDEHVAVIYTRRGISDTVLMDVDAVKEKYGVDPAHYPQLAALRGDPSDNIPGVPGVGDKTAAKLLNDFGDLDGVFANLDRVRGKKLPATLAEHEQSVRNGHLVALLDRAVDVPEPLDALRMGTVDLETVRKLFATLEFRSLWERLYPVLDTEAEAEATAFALEPEQGAAGALATWLGTVDDDALVAVLPRVSGRLPDVVLDAVALAAEGHNPIHLAVSDADERDLEALRGLLAAPDRPLCCHDAKQLLHAAGGRGWAVDGVRLDTALAAYLIRPAQRTYDLERLALDHLRKQIDAPDEDPGDGQLAMAVDDEWRTHAVRAQALLELVEPLEAELAERDQRRLLEEIELPLVPVLAGLEHTGIAVDLDVLTEIGDTLADRVATLRDEIYRCAGDEFNLDSPKQLQHVLFEQLGLPRTKRIKSGWSTDANALTSLIDAHPIIGPLLRYREVSKLKGTYVDALPPLVHPRTGRIHAEFNQTVAVTGRLSSQNPNLQNIPIRSATGREIRRAFVPGAGYSKLVVADYSQIELRVMAHLSGDERLIAAFESGEDIHATTAAMVWDMPIDAVDNTLRSRIKGMTYGLAYGLSAFGLGQQLGIPPDEARELMDAYFERFPKVRSYLHGVVDQARLDGFTATLFDRRRYLPDLMSDQRQRRQMAERMALNAPIQGTAADIIKLAMIAVADELARSDLQAQLLLQVHDELVCEAVDDDVDALADLLRDRMSTVAHLAVSLDVDTATGVSWYDAEKH, encoded by the coding sequence ATGACCACGTCCCGCCCGACGCTGGCGCTGCTCGACGGCCACAGCCTCGCCTACCGCGCCTTCTACGCGCTGCCGGAGGACCTGCGTACGACCACCGGGCAGGTGACCAACGCGGTCTACGGGTTCACCAGCATGCTCATCAAGCTGCTCGCCGACCACGCGCCGGACCGCATCGGCGTGACGTTCGATCGCGGCCGACCCGCGCAGCGCCTGGAGCTGCTGCCCACCTACAAGGCCAACCGGTCGGAGAGCCCCGACGCCTTCCGGTCACAGATCCCGCTCATCTTCGAGGTGCTCGACGCGCTGACGATCCCGCGCGTCATGGTCGAAGGGATCGAGGCCGACGACCTGATCGCCACGTACGCCACCGCCGCGGTGGCCGAGGGCATGGACGTGCTGATCGTCAGCGGCGACCGCGACGTGTTCCAACTGATCGACGAGCACGTCGCGGTCATCTACACCCGACGCGGCATCAGCGACACCGTGCTGATGGATGTGGATGCCGTCAAGGAGAAGTATGGCGTCGATCCGGCGCACTACCCGCAGCTCGCCGCCCTGCGCGGCGACCCGAGCGACAACATCCCCGGTGTGCCAGGGGTGGGTGACAAGACGGCGGCCAAGCTGCTGAACGACTTCGGCGACCTCGACGGCGTCTTCGCCAACCTCGACCGCGTGCGCGGCAAGAAGCTGCCGGCGACGCTCGCCGAGCACGAGCAGTCGGTGCGCAACGGGCACCTCGTCGCGCTGCTGGACCGTGCCGTCGACGTGCCGGAGCCGCTCGACGCACTGCGCATGGGCACCGTCGACCTCGAGACGGTGCGCAAGCTGTTCGCCACGTTGGAGTTCCGCAGCCTGTGGGAGCGCCTCTACCCGGTGCTCGACACGGAGGCAGAGGCGGAGGCCACGGCGTTCGCGCTCGAGCCCGAGCAGGGCGCGGCCGGCGCGCTGGCCACGTGGCTGGGAACGGTCGACGACGACGCACTCGTCGCGGTGCTGCCACGTGTCAGCGGCCGCCTGCCGGACGTCGTGCTCGACGCCGTCGCGCTGGCCGCCGAGGGCCACAACCCGATCCACCTCGCCGTCAGCGACGCCGACGAACGGGATCTCGAGGCGCTGCGGGGGTTGCTGGCCGCCCCGGACCGGCCACTGTGCTGCCACGACGCCAAGCAACTGCTGCATGCGGCGGGCGGTCGCGGGTGGGCGGTCGACGGGGTCCGTCTGGACACCGCGCTCGCGGCCTATCTGATCCGGCCGGCGCAGCGCACCTACGACCTCGAGCGGCTCGCGCTCGACCACCTGCGCAAGCAGATCGACGCACCCGACGAGGACCCCGGCGACGGCCAGCTCGCGATGGCGGTCGACGACGAGTGGCGGACGCACGCCGTGCGCGCGCAGGCGCTGCTCGAGCTGGTCGAGCCGCTGGAGGCCGAGCTCGCGGAGCGCGACCAGCGACGGCTCCTCGAAGAGATCGAGCTGCCGTTGGTGCCGGTGCTGGCCGGTCTGGAGCACACCGGCATCGCGGTCGACCTCGATGTCCTGACCGAGATCGGTGACACCCTCGCCGACCGCGTCGCGACCCTGCGCGACGAGATCTACCGCTGCGCGGGCGACGAGTTCAACCTCGACTCGCCCAAGCAGTTGCAGCACGTGCTCTTCGAACAGCTCGGTCTACCCAGGACCAAGCGCATCAAGAGCGGGTGGTCGACCGATGCCAACGCGTTGACGTCGCTGATCGACGCGCACCCGATCATCGGGCCGCTGCTGCGATACCGCGAGGTGTCCAAGCTCAAGGGCACCTACGTCGATGCGCTGCCTCCGCTGGTGCACCCCCGTACCGGACGCATCCACGCCGAGTTCAACCAGACGGTCGCGGTCACGGGGCGCCTGTCGTCGCAGAACCCGAACCTGCAGAACATCCCGATCCGCTCGGCCACGGGCCGCGAGATCCGGCGCGCCTTCGTCCCCGGGGCCGGCTACAGCAAGCTCGTCGTCGCCGACTACTCACAGATCGAGCTGCGCGTGATGGCGCACCTGTCCGGCGACGAACGTCTCATCGCCGCGTTCGAATCCGGCGAGGACATCCACGCGACGACGGCCGCGATGGTGTGGGACATGCCGATCGATGCCGTCGACAACACACTGCGCAGCCGCATCAAGGGCATGACCTACGGACTGGCGTACGGGCTGAGCGCGTTCGGTCTGGGCCAGCAGTTGGGCATCCCGCCCGACGAGGCGCGCGAGCTGATGGATGCGTACTTCGAGCGGTTCCCGAAGGTGCGCAGCTACCTGCACGGCGTCGTCGACCAGGCCCGTCTCGACGGCTTCACCGCGACGCTGTTCGACCGGCGCCGCTACCTGCCCGATCTGATGAGCGACCAGCGGCAGCGGCGTCAGATGGCCGAGCGCATGGCGCTGAATGCGCCCATCCAGGGGACCGCGGCCGACATCATCAAGCTGGCGATGATCGCTGTCGCCGACG